A single Altererythrobacter sp. BO-6 DNA region contains:
- a CDS encoding sigma-54 dependent transcriptional regulator, with the protein MALEILIVDDERDIRDLVAGVLSDEGYVCRTAADSTGALAAIDERRPSLVLLDVWLHGSEMDGLEVLDAIKAREPELPVIIFSGHGNIDTAVSAVSRGAMDFIEKPFEAERLLLLVERATETDRLRRENIQLRGKVIGGEEFTGNSTAINGVRATLKRVANTGSRVLISGPAGAGKEVAARLLHSWSPRAEHSFVIVNSARITPERFEQELFGEEADGKLVRPGLLEMADGGTLYLDEVADMPLSTQARILRVLTEQSFVRVGGSRQIGVDVRVVSSTSRDLAQEMAERRFREDLFYRLNVVPVAIPSLAERRDDIPALAQHFFTRLAADQGLQPPEVSEQAMAALQAHDWPGNVRELRNVIERTIIMTPREELTVVEPHMLPGEITGSTGEPSGTSFSEVMGVPLREARESFEREYLSVQIRRFSGNISKTAAFIGMERSALHRKLKLLGMTDRND; encoded by the coding sequence GTGGCGCTCGAAATCCTGATCGTTGATGACGAACGCGATATCCGCGACCTGGTTGCGGGGGTCTTGAGTGACGAGGGCTATGTTTGCCGCACCGCGGCCGATAGCACTGGCGCGCTGGCCGCGATCGACGAACGTCGGCCCAGTCTGGTGCTGCTCGATGTCTGGCTGCACGGCAGCGAGATGGACGGGCTGGAAGTGCTCGATGCGATCAAGGCGCGCGAGCCGGAGCTCCCCGTGATCATCTTTTCCGGCCATGGCAATATCGATACCGCGGTTTCCGCCGTCAGCCGCGGCGCAATGGACTTCATCGAGAAACCGTTCGAGGCCGAGCGACTGCTCCTTCTGGTCGAACGCGCGACGGAAACGGATCGGCTGCGGCGCGAGAACATCCAGCTGCGCGGCAAGGTGATCGGCGGGGAGGAGTTCACCGGCAATTCGACCGCAATCAACGGCGTGCGCGCGACACTCAAGCGCGTGGCAAATACCGGTAGCCGGGTCCTGATTTCAGGCCCCGCCGGTGCCGGCAAGGAAGTGGCCGCACGTTTGCTCCACAGCTGGAGCCCGCGAGCAGAACATTCGTTCGTGATCGTCAATTCCGCCCGCATAACGCCCGAGCGGTTCGAGCAGGAATTGTTCGGGGAAGAGGCGGATGGCAAGCTGGTGCGGCCGGGCCTGCTGGAAATGGCCGATGGCGGCACGCTCTATCTCGACGAGGTGGCTGACATGCCGCTGTCCACCCAGGCGCGCATCCTGCGGGTCCTCACCGAACAGAGCTTTGTCCGCGTCGGGGGCAGTCGCCAGATCGGGGTCGATGTAAGGGTGGTTTCTTCTACCTCGCGAGATCTTGCGCAGGAAATGGCCGAGCGGCGCTTTCGCGAGGATTTATTCTACCGGCTCAACGTCGTGCCAGTGGCTATCCCCTCGCTGGCCGAGCGGCGTGATGACATTCCAGCCTTGGCGCAGCATTTCTTCACCCGCCTGGCCGCAGATCAAGGCCTGCAGCCGCCGGAAGTCTCGGAGCAGGCCATGGCTGCGCTACAGGCACATGACTGGCCGGGTAACGTGCGCGAGCTGCGCAATGTGATCGAGCGAACCATCATCATGACCCCGCGCGAGGAATTGACTGTGGTCGAACCGCATATGCTGCCGGGAGAGATAACCGGTTCGACTGGCGAGCCGAGCGGCACAAGCTTTTCCGAGGTCATGGGCGTGCCGCTGCGCGAAGCGCGCGAGAGCTTCGAGCGGGAGTATCTGAGTGTCCAGATCCGGCGATTTTCGGGCAATATCTCGAAGACCGCCGCGTTCATCGGCATGGAGCGATCGGCACTGCATAGAAAGCTCAAGTTGCTGGGAATGACGGACCGGAATGACTGA
- the hfq gene encoding RNA chaperone Hfq, whose protein sequence is MSSGRTLSARPQPEKPASSDGGGGGGKQAKLQDAFLNLLRRNKTPVTVFLVKGVKLQGIVTWFDNFSLLLRRDGQSQLVYKHAISTIMPGQPIDAEQFASQGGSGKQRLLQDVFLQRVSEVEVQVTMFLVNGVMLQGRIAAYDLFCVLLERDGFVQLAYKHAVSTIQPASPVDLAGDWEGEED, encoded by the coding sequence ATGTCCAGCGGGCGAACCCTCTCCGCGCGCCCCCAGCCGGAAAAGCCAGCCTCCTCCGATGGTGGCGGGGGCGGGGGCAAGCAAGCCAAGCTTCAGGATGCGTTCCTGAACCTGCTGCGCCGAAACAAGACACCGGTCACAGTATTCCTTGTCAAGGGCGTGAAACTTCAGGGAATCGTCACCTGGTTTGACAATTTCTCGCTGTTGCTGCGCCGCGACGGGCAATCGCAGCTGGTTTACAAGCATGCGATCTCGACGATCATGCCGGGTCAGCCGATCGACGCCGAACAATTCGCCAGCCAGGGCGGCAGCGGCAAGCAGCGCCTGCTACAGGATGTGTTCCTGCAGCGCGTCAGCGAAGTCGAGGTGCAGGTCACCATGTTCCTGGTCAACGGCGTGATGCTGCAAGGCCGGATTGCCGCTTATGACCTGTTCTGCGTGCTGCTGGAACGCGACGGCTTTGTGCAGCTTGCCTACAAGCATGCGGTCTCCACAATCCAGCCTGCTTCGCCAGTTGATCTGGCCGGCGACTGGGAAGGCGAAGAAGACTGA
- the hflX gene encoding GTPase HflX has translation MLCPDIRGQAYAIDTAERLEEACGLALAIGVIIADARVIPVRSMRPGTLFGSGQVEQIASDCELHQAELVIVDGALSPIQQRNLEEKLKRKVIDRTGLILEIFGERAATAEGRLQVELAHLDYQQSRLVRSWTHLERQRGGFGFLGGPGETQIEADRRMIRQRMARLRKELEQVRKTRGLHRERRGRAPWPVIALVGYTNAGKSTLFNRLTGAEVMAEDLLFATLDPTMRAIELPAVEKAILSDTVGFISDLPTQLVAAFRATLEEVTGADVILHVRDMSNPSHEAQKKQVLSVLADLGVTDGEGQSKIPIVEAWNKVDLVGLERAAELREMAAQQDDALVISALTGEGVDALLERIGALLTKEARVIELELPVSDGKRIAWLHANGEVLAEEDAGEGEGSPIRRVTVRLNPKQLGQFERL, from the coding sequence GTGCTGTGTCCGGATATCCGGGGTCAGGCCTATGCCATCGATACCGCCGAACGGCTTGAGGAAGCCTGCGGGCTTGCGCTGGCGATAGGCGTTATCATCGCAGACGCGCGGGTAATCCCGGTACGGAGCATGCGGCCGGGAACGCTGTTTGGTTCCGGCCAGGTGGAACAGATCGCCAGTGATTGCGAATTGCACCAGGCGGAACTGGTGATTGTCGATGGCGCGCTATCACCAATCCAGCAGCGCAACCTCGAGGAAAAGCTCAAGCGCAAGGTGATCGACCGGACCGGTCTGATCCTGGAGATCTTCGGCGAACGCGCGGCGACGGCCGAAGGGCGGTTGCAGGTAGAGCTGGCGCATCTCGACTACCAACAGAGCCGCCTTGTGCGCAGCTGGACCCACCTTGAGCGCCAGCGCGGCGGCTTCGGTTTCCTCGGTGGTCCGGGCGAAACCCAGATCGAGGCTGACCGGCGGATGATCCGCCAGCGGATGGCGCGGTTGCGCAAGGAGCTGGAGCAGGTGCGCAAGACGCGCGGGTTGCATCGGGAACGGCGGGGAAGGGCGCCGTGGCCGGTCATCGCGCTGGTCGGTTACACCAATGCCGGCAAATCGACGCTGTTCAACCGGCTGACCGGTGCAGAAGTCATGGCGGAAGACCTGCTGTTCGCCACGCTTGATCCGACGATGCGGGCGATCGAGCTGCCGGCGGTCGAAAAGGCGATCTTGTCCGATACGGTCGGCTTCATCTCCGATCTGCCGACCCAGCTGGTCGCGGCCTTTCGCGCGACGCTTGAAGAAGTGACCGGCGCGGACGTGATCCTGCATGTGCGCGATATGTCCAATCCTTCACACGAGGCGCAGAAAAAGCAGGTGTTATCGGTCCTTGCCGATCTCGGGGTGACCGACGGGGAAGGGCAGAGCAAAATCCCGATTGTCGAAGCCTGGAATAAGGTGGATCTCGTCGGGCTCGAACGCGCCGCAGAATTGCGCGAAATGGCTGCTCAGCAAGACGATGCGCTGGTGATTTCGGCGCTGACTGGGGAGGGCGTTGACGCGCTGCTTGAGCGGATTGGTGCGCTGCTGACCAAGGAAGCACGCGTGATCGAACTGGAACTGCCGGTCAGCGATGGCAAGCGCATCGCCTGGCTCCACGCCAATGGCGAGGTGCTGGCAGAGGAGGACGCTGGTGAAGGTGAGGGCAGCCCGATCCGCCGGGTGACGGTTCGGCTCAATCCCAAGCAGTTGGGCCAGTTCGAGCGGCTATGA
- the mazG gene encoding nucleoside triphosphate pyrophosphohydrolase yields MSSPLDQMDRLLQIMARLRDPQRGCEWDLAQNFATIAPYTIEEAYEVADAIERGDMAELREELGDLLLQVVFHARMAEEAGHFAFTDVAAAISDKMEARHPHIFGDETGTMGETRWEAIKAAERDQKGAASALDGVAKALPALMRAQKLQKRAARTGFDWPDTEGPKAKILEEIEELDAAISKQDRFEEAGDFLFAAVNLVRAFGIDAEEALRAANLKFERRFRGMEAIAGDTFAGLSLDEQEALWQQVKQSEKRS; encoded by the coding sequence ATGAGCTCCCCTCTCGATCAAATGGACCGGCTGTTGCAGATCATGGCGCGCCTGCGCGATCCACAACGTGGGTGCGAATGGGATCTGGCGCAGAATTTTGCCACGATTGCGCCGTACACGATCGAAGAAGCCTATGAAGTCGCCGACGCGATCGAGCGCGGTGACATGGCTGAATTGCGCGAGGAACTCGGCGACTTACTACTTCAGGTCGTGTTTCACGCCCGCATGGCTGAAGAAGCCGGCCATTTCGCATTCACCGACGTTGCCGCCGCCATTTCAGACAAGATGGAGGCCCGCCACCCGCACATCTTCGGCGATGAAACCGGCACCATGGGCGAAACCCGCTGGGAAGCCATCAAGGCCGCCGAACGGGACCAAAAGGGCGCCGCAAGCGCGCTCGACGGAGTTGCGAAGGCGCTGCCGGCTCTGATGCGTGCCCAGAAGCTGCAGAAGCGAGCGGCGCGAACAGGCTTCGATTGGCCTGATACCGAAGGGCCCAAAGCAAAAATCCTTGAGGAAATCGAGGAACTTGATGCAGCAATCTCAAAACAGGATCGGTTCGAAGAGGCCGGGGACTTCCTGTTTGCCGCGGTAAACCTCGTCCGCGCGTTCGGGATCGATGCCGAAGAAGCGCTACGTGCCGCAAACCTCAAGTTCGAGCGGCGTTTCAGGGGAATGGAAGCGATCGCGGGTGATACATTTGCCGGACTTTCGCTCGATGAGCAGGAAGCGCTGTGGCAGCAGGTCAAACAATCCGAAAAGCGTTCATAG
- a CDS encoding MBL fold metallo-hydrolase, translating into MKLIVLGSGTSTGVPRVGNDWGDCDPNEPRNRRTRVSIVVESNAGNRLLVDTSTDLRQQLLDNNIDRLDGVFWTHDHADHCHGIDDLRVLRYGRGGPIPGFASEDTAYRLRQRFGYIFAGQHGYPTIATLEVLDRLRMHAGFGVDWCQMPHGPTETTGFRFDADGKSIAYATDYSEITDDMIDLYRDVDILVSDCLRRDPHPTHANLAMAMELAERSRARILVLSHLDKSMDYATISAETPDNVVVGYDGLEIVA; encoded by the coding sequence TTGAAGCTGATCGTCCTCGGTTCGGGCACTTCGACCGGCGTTCCGCGGGTCGGCAATGACTGGGGCGATTGCGATCCAAACGAGCCGCGCAACCGCCGCACGCGGGTTTCGATCGTCGTCGAAAGCAATGCCGGCAACCGCTTGCTGGTCGATACCTCGACCGATTTGCGGCAGCAGCTGCTCGACAATAACATCGACCGCCTCGACGGCGTGTTCTGGACGCACGATCACGCCGACCATTGCCACGGGATCGATGACCTGCGGGTGCTGCGGTATGGTCGCGGAGGCCCAATCCCCGGATTTGCGTCCGAAGATACGGCATATCGGCTGCGCCAGAGGTTTGGCTATATCTTCGCGGGCCAGCACGGCTATCCCACAATAGCCACACTGGAGGTGCTCGACAGGCTAAGGATGCATGCCGGTTTCGGCGTCGATTGGTGCCAGATGCCGCATGGGCCAACCGAAACGACCGGCTTTCGCTTTGATGCGGATGGCAAAAGCATCGCTTATGCTACTGATTACAGTGAAATTACTGATGATATGATCGATCTTTACCGGGACGTTGACATCCTGGTCAGCGATTGCCTGAGGCGGGATCCGCATCCCACGCATGCCAATCTGGCTATGGCGATGGAACTGGCTGAACGTTCGCGGGCGAGAATCCTGGTGCTCAGCCATCTCGACAAGAGCATGGATTATGCGACGATATCCGCAGAGACGCCTGATAACGTCGTAGTCGGGTATGATGGGCTGGAGATCGTCGCATGA
- a CDS encoding TatD family hydrolase codes for MLVDSHCHLEYKGLVDDQAGVLERARTAGVGQFLNISTRRSEWGQVVGTAERESDVWASVGIHPHEADQHADLGREALLEAAAHPKVIGIGETGLDYYYDRSDRATQRDLFRMHIGVARETGLPLIIHTRDADDDTLEILEEETGKGAFPALIHCFTASADFGKRVLELGLSISLSGIVTFKNATELQEIAKEIPQDRLLVETDSPFLAPVPHRGKPCEPAFVANTAQFLADLRGEEFAELADYTTANFRKLFSKAAF; via the coding sequence ATGCTGGTCGATAGCCACTGCCACCTCGAGTACAAGGGCTTGGTCGATGACCAGGCCGGCGTACTTGAACGAGCGCGGACGGCGGGCGTCGGCCAGTTCCTCAATATCTCTACCCGGCGCAGCGAATGGGGCCAGGTGGTCGGCACAGCGGAGCGCGAGAGCGATGTCTGGGCCAGCGTCGGCATCCACCCGCACGAGGCTGACCAGCACGCCGATCTGGGCCGCGAAGCGCTGCTTGAAGCAGCCGCTCATCCGAAGGTGATCGGGATCGGCGAAACCGGGCTCGATTACTATTACGACCGTTCCGACCGCGCGACCCAGCGCGATCTGTTTCGCATGCATATCGGCGTAGCACGAGAGACCGGCCTGCCGCTGATCATCCACACGCGCGACGCTGACGATGACACGCTGGAGATTCTTGAAGAAGAGACGGGGAAGGGCGCCTTCCCCGCGCTGATCCATTGTTTCACCGCCTCGGCAGACTTCGGCAAACGGGTGCTCGAGCTCGGCCTGAGTATCTCGCTGTCTGGCATTGTGACTTTCAAGAACGCCACAGAACTGCAGGAAATCGCAAAGGAAATCCCGCAAGATCGGTTGCTGGTGGAAACCGACAGTCCGTTCCTTGCGCCAGTCCCGCATCGCGGCAAGCCGTGCGAGCCGGCTTTCGTGGCCAACACCGCGCAGTTCCTGGCCGATTTGCGGGGCGAGGAATTCGCCGAACTCGCGGACTATACAACCGCCAATTTCCGCAAGCTGTTCAGCAAGGCCGCGTTTTGA
- the metG gene encoding methionine--tRNA ligase → MAEPFYITTAINYPNGRPHIGHAYEGIATDVVARFQRMMGRDVRFITGTDEHGLKMDQTARKMGRATIDLADEMSAYFREMADTLNLSYDDFVRTTEPRHHAASLELWRRMEAAGDLYLDRYEGWYSVRDEAFYDESELTEGEGGEKLSPQGTPVEWTAEETWFFRLSNYQDKLLALYRDNPGFIRPESRRNEVLRFVEAGLKDLSVSRTSFDWGVPVPNSPGHVMYVWVDALTTYMTGVGFPDADGEMFQRYWPANIHMIGKDIVRFHTVYWPAFLMSAGLPLPKQVFGHGFLLARGGEKMSKSAGNVVDPMDLAARFGVDPLRYFFMREIAFGQDGSYSAEAIVQRANGELGNAFGNLAQRTLGFIAKNLDGYLPVIRGHTEADTALFEAVDKAISKDIPEAFESLALQQGVEAWLQAVFACNAYIDSEAPWALRKTDPERMETVLATLYICIAQLAVAIAPVIPASSAKLLDTMGIAPDLRSYEGIRSHWYSPLAESDFRIVAPTPLFPRLELPAEESA, encoded by the coding sequence ATGGCTGAACCCTTCTACATCACCACCGCAATCAACTATCCCAACGGGCGCCCGCATATCGGCCACGCCTATGAAGGGATTGCAACCGATGTCGTCGCGCGGTTCCAGCGGATGATGGGCCGCGACGTGCGTTTCATCACCGGCACTGACGAACACGGGCTGAAGATGGACCAAACGGCGCGCAAGATGGGCCGCGCCACGATCGATCTTGCCGATGAAATGTCTGCCTATTTCAGGGAGATGGCGGACACTCTCAATCTCTCTTATGATGATTTCGTGCGCACCACAGAGCCGCGCCATCATGCCGCGAGCCTCGAGCTGTGGCGCCGGATGGAGGCAGCGGGCGATCTCTATCTCGATCGCTACGAAGGCTGGTACTCAGTCCGTGACGAGGCTTTCTACGATGAAAGCGAGCTGACCGAAGGGGAAGGGGGCGAAAAGCTCTCTCCGCAAGGGACCCCGGTGGAATGGACGGCAGAGGAGACCTGGTTCTTCCGGCTGTCGAACTATCAGGACAAACTGCTCGCGCTTTATCGCGACAATCCCGGCTTCATCCGGCCCGAAAGCCGCCGCAACGAAGTGCTCCGCTTTGTCGAGGCAGGGCTGAAAGACCTCAGCGTGTCGCGCACCAGTTTCGACTGGGGCGTACCGGTGCCGAATTCTCCTGGGCACGTGATGTATGTCTGGGTTGACGCACTAACAACCTACATGACCGGGGTCGGTTTTCCCGATGCCGACGGCGAGATGTTCCAGCGCTATTGGCCGGCGAACATCCACATGATTGGCAAGGATATTGTCCGCTTCCATACGGTCTACTGGCCTGCCTTCCTGATGAGCGCGGGCCTTCCGCTGCCCAAACAGGTGTTCGGACACGGCTTCCTGTTGGCGCGCGGCGGCGAGAAGATGAGCAAGAGTGCGGGCAATGTGGTCGATCCGATGGACCTGGCCGCACGCTTCGGGGTCGATCCGCTGCGCTATTTCTTCATGCGCGAAATCGCTTTCGGGCAGGACGGAAGTTATTCGGCCGAAGCGATCGTACAGCGGGCCAATGGCGAACTGGGCAACGCGTTCGGCAATCTGGCGCAGCGTACGCTGGGTTTCATCGCCAAGAACCTCGACGGCTATTTGCCTGTGATACGCGGCCACACCGAAGCGGACACCGCGCTGTTCGAAGCGGTCGACAAAGCGATCAGCAAGGACATTCCCGAAGCATTCGAAAGCCTGGCCTTGCAGCAGGGGGTTGAAGCATGGCTGCAAGCGGTGTTCGCCTGCAACGCCTATATCGACAGCGAAGCCCCCTGGGCGCTGCGCAAGACCGATCCCGAGCGCATGGAGACCGTGCTGGCCACGCTTTACATCTGCATCGCGCAGTTGGCCGTTGCGATTGCGCCGGTGATCCCGGCAAGCAGTGCGAAATTGCTCGATACGATGGGTATCGCACCGGATCTGCGCAGCTACGAGGGTATTCGCAGCCACTGGTATTCGCCGCTGGCTGAAAGCGACTTCCGGATCGTCGCACCCACGCCGCTTTTCCCGCGGCTCGAACTGCCCGCAGAGGAAAGCGCCTGA
- a CDS encoding DNA polymerase III subunit delta' has protein sequence MTDWPNHTAAWHEWRDAIGGARMHHGWILAGKAGLGKHDFALAAARELVAEEGIPQPTGDHPDIIVLTHLPKDDKEERKREEGKPFEVKRNITVAQIRAMQQRLTTRPTLGSRRAVIIDPADDMERGASNALLKSLEEPPQGTFFLLVTHRPAGLLPTIRSRCRMLRFPQLSDAAIASHLGGEFPAVSATERELAVAMAGGSLGAARGFLQQELGGVAQAIRSLVAQGDPGFELRGRLAAAVGARPDRERMRAVIELARTTLARALPDARPEQHSGLIEAHAELVTLAAQAPTYNFDPGLLVGEIASLLARAAGASEPAHG, from the coding sequence ATGACCGACTGGCCCAACCACACAGCGGCCTGGCACGAATGGCGCGATGCGATCGGCGGGGCGCGCATGCACCATGGCTGGATCCTTGCAGGCAAGGCTGGCCTGGGAAAGCATGACTTTGCGCTCGCCGCGGCGCGAGAATTGGTGGCGGAAGAGGGTATTCCGCAACCCACCGGCGATCATCCCGATATCATCGTGCTCACGCACCTGCCCAAGGACGACAAGGAAGAGCGCAAGCGCGAGGAGGGGAAGCCCTTCGAGGTCAAGCGCAACATCACAGTCGCTCAGATCCGCGCGATGCAGCAACGGCTGACCACTCGCCCGACGCTCGGCTCCCGGCGCGCGGTGATCATCGATCCGGCGGACGATATGGAGCGCGGTGCATCCAACGCCTTGCTCAAGAGCCTGGAAGAGCCGCCGCAGGGCACATTCTTCCTGCTGGTAACGCATCGCCCCGCCGGGCTGCTACCCACGATCCGGTCGCGCTGCCGGATGCTGCGCTTTCCGCAGCTCAGCGATGCTGCGATTGCGAGCCACCTGGGCGGCGAATTTCCCGCGGTAAGCGCAACCGAACGGGAGCTGGCCGTTGCGATGGCCGGCGGATCGCTGGGCGCAGCGCGCGGTTTCCTGCAGCAGGAACTCGGCGGCGTGGCGCAGGCGATCCGCAGCCTGGTCGCGCAAGGCGATCCCGGGTTCGAGCTGCGCGGAAGGCTGGCCGCCGCAGTCGGCGCGCGGCCCGATCGCGAACGTATGCGCGCGGTGATCGAACTGGCGCGCACCACTCTCGCCCGCGCGTTGCCCGATGCGCGGCCCGAACAGCACAGCGGACTGATCGAAGCGCACGCCGAGCTGGTAACGCTTGCGGCACAAGCGCCGACCTATAATTTCGATCCCGGCCTGCTGGTGGGCGAAATCGCCAGCTTGCTTGCGCGCGCGGCTGGCGCTAGCGAGCCGGCCCATGGCTGA
- the tmk gene encoding dTMP kinase, with amino-acid sequence MTRGRFVAFEGGEGAGKSTQARLLVDALRARGLSVDLTREPGGTPGAEAIRALLLDPPGEGWGAEAEALLFAAARADHVARRIRPALERGEWVITDRFVDSSRAYQGGAGALGDEAITALHAIGSGGLRPDLTILLEAADEQVSERLRARDGDTSDAIGGRDAAYHRAVAEAFRRYAAEDPQGFAVIDASGTPDEVHARVLAALAPLLERA; translated from the coding sequence GTGACGCGCGGCCGCTTCGTTGCTTTCGAGGGCGGGGAGGGCGCGGGCAAGTCAACGCAGGCGCGGCTCCTGGTCGATGCACTGCGCGCCCGTGGGCTCTCGGTAGACCTGACCCGCGAGCCGGGCGGCACGCCGGGAGCGGAAGCAATCCGTGCGTTGCTGCTCGATCCGCCAGGCGAAGGCTGGGGTGCCGAGGCCGAGGCGCTCCTGTTCGCAGCCGCGCGCGCTGATCACGTTGCGCGGCGCATTCGCCCGGCGCTTGAGCGCGGGGAGTGGGTCATTACTGACCGGTTCGTCGATTCCAGCCGGGCATACCAGGGCGGGGCCGGGGCCTTGGGCGACGAGGCGATCACCGCGCTTCATGCAATCGGCAGCGGCGGATTGCGACCCGATCTGACCATCCTTCTGGAAGCCGCCGACGAGCAGGTCTCTGAGCGCCTGCGTGCTCGCGATGGCGATACCAGCGACGCCATCGGCGGGCGCGACGCGGCCTATCACCGCGCCGTGGCTGAGGCATTCAGGCGCTATGCCGCCGAAGATCCACAGGGTTTCGCAGTGATCGACGCCTCTGGCACACCCGACGAGGTCCATGCCCGGGTGCTGGCCGCGCTGGCACCCTTGCTGGAGCGGGCATGA
- a CDS encoding D-alanyl-D-alanine carboxypeptidase family protein, producing MAKAIGTAEECDLRLTTKVAGLFLTMVAQAALARAPAPELPHPDEIPIAILVDLSSGQVLHQRNADRRFMPASITKVMTTFLAFELIEQGKLKPDQRFRFSPAAFAVWGNNGSTMFLAANDELAASDLLLGVTTVSGNDAAVALAEGAVGSLPAWTALMNAKAAELGMTQSHFGTPNGLPDEGSTFVTARDLAKLGSALVRRHPELYARYYGHRRLTYRGITQPNHDPFTGQVRGGDGIKTGFTNEAGYGFLGSAKRGDRRLVLVVAGAERGRIRDNAARDYLEWGFQRFDTRPLFAAGEEVGKARVQGGASRRVPLVAKDYIGAAMPEGQQRQLTLTVHYDGPLRAPIREGQQVAELEIAVEGMEPSRVPLYAGTDVPVAGTFARLVNGVLGWFG from the coding sequence ATGGCTAAGGCCATTGGCACTGCAGAGGAGTGTGATTTGCGGCTGACAACTAAGGTGGCAGGGCTTTTTCTGACGATGGTCGCTCAGGCCGCGCTGGCGCGCGCACCTGCGCCCGAACTGCCGCATCCTGACGAAATCCCGATCGCCATCCTGGTTGACCTGTCGAGCGGACAGGTGCTCCACCAGCGCAATGCCGATCGGCGGTTCATGCCGGCGTCGATCACGAAAGTGATGACGACGTTCCTGGCCTTCGAACTGATCGAACAGGGAAAACTGAAGCCCGATCAGCGCTTCCGCTTTTCCCCTGCTGCCTTCGCGGTTTGGGGTAATAATGGTTCGACCATGTTCCTGGCGGCCAATGATGAATTGGCAGCTTCTGACCTGTTGCTGGGCGTTACCACCGTGTCCGGCAACGACGCGGCCGTAGCTCTGGCGGAAGGGGCGGTAGGCTCGCTGCCCGCATGGACCGCCCTGATGAATGCCAAAGCCGCCGAACTCGGCATGACGCAAAGCCATTTCGGCACCCCCAATGGCCTGCCCGACGAGGGCAGTACTTTCGTTACCGCGCGAGACCTTGCGAAGCTTGGCAGCGCGCTTGTTCGCCGCCATCCGGAGCTTTACGCCCGTTATTACGGCCATCGCCGGCTGACTTATCGCGGAATCACCCAGCCCAACCATGATCCGTTTACGGGACAGGTAAGGGGCGGCGACGGGATCAAGACAGGCTTTACGAACGAAGCCGGATACGGCTTTCTAGGCTCTGCGAAACGCGGGGACCGTCGCCTGGTTCTGGTCGTGGCCGGTGCTGAACGCGGCCGGATTCGCGACAATGCCGCGCGCGACTATCTCGAATGGGGCTTCCAGAGGTTCGACACCCGCCCGCTGTTCGCCGCAGGGGAAGAGGTGGGCAAGGCGCGGGTGCAAGGCGGAGCGAGCCGACGTGTACCGCTGGTGGCAAAGGACTATATCGGCGCGGCGATGCCAGAGGGGCAACAGCGCCAGCTTACCCTGACAGTCCATTACGATGGTCCGTTGCGCGCGCCGATCCGCGAGGGGCAGCAGGTGGCCGAGCTTGAAATTGCGGTCGAGGGAATGGAGCCTTCGCGCGTACCGCTTTACGCGGGCACCGACGTTCCCGTTGCCGGGACATTTGCGCGGCTAGTCAATGGCGTTCTGGGGTGGTTCGGGTGA